The Paracoccus sediminicola genome has a segment encoding these proteins:
- the recJ gene encoding single-stranded-DNA-specific exonuclease RecJ translates to MTALLNVETSLTGRRWIGPDEAVTRRAEALAQSAELPLAVARILAERNIAPEEVEGYLSPTLREMLPDPLRLRDMEPAAERLVAAMAAGERIAIFADYDVDGGSSAALLIDWLRQQGREATLYIPDRIDEGYGPNAPAMQALAAAHDLIVCVDCGTLSHEALAAADGTDVIVLDHHLGGETLPPALAVVNPNRMDEDGSLGHLCAAGVVFLTLVQAGRVLRAQGRAEPALLPLLDLVALATVADVAPLIGVNRAFVRQGLSIMARRERPGLVALSDVSRLDTAPSSFHLGFMLGPRVNAGGRVGKADLGARCLSTADPSEARQLAEKLDELNRDRRAIEAAVREEALAQVEARGDEALSWAAGDGWHPGVVGIVAARVKERTGLPSVVIGVERGIGKGSARSVPGVDLGRAVQRLAAEGLIEKGGGHMMAAGLTVAETAIEAAMARLSELIRPELDRRSGTGDLRISGLLEPAAATPELMTQIESAGPFGQAAPAPRFAFSDLILDSAATMGEAHLRAGFRVAGQAPLEVVAWGAMATPLGPALLGAKGRRFHLAGKLELSHWGGRSRVRLRLDDAAAL, encoded by the coding sequence ATGACCGCCTTACTCAATGTCGAGACATCGCTGACCGGGCGCCGCTGGATCGGTCCGGACGAAGCTGTCACGCGCCGCGCCGAGGCGCTGGCGCAGAGCGCCGAGCTGCCGCTCGCCGTCGCCCGCATCCTCGCCGAACGCAACATTGCTCCGGAAGAGGTCGAGGGCTATCTGTCGCCGACACTGCGCGAGATGCTGCCCGACCCGCTGCGGCTGCGCGACATGGAACCCGCCGCCGAACGGCTCGTCGCAGCGATGGCAGCAGGCGAGCGGATCGCGATTTTCGCGGATTACGATGTGGATGGAGGCTCTTCTGCCGCGCTGCTCATCGACTGGCTGCGCCAGCAGGGGCGAGAGGCGACGCTCTATATCCCTGACCGGATCGACGAGGGCTACGGCCCCAACGCCCCCGCCATGCAGGCCCTTGCCGCCGCGCATGACCTGATCGTCTGTGTCGATTGCGGGACGCTCTCGCATGAGGCGCTCGCAGCGGCGGATGGCACTGACGTGATCGTGCTCGACCACCATCTGGGCGGCGAAACCCTGCCCCCGGCGCTTGCGGTGGTGAATCCGAACCGGATGGATGAGGATGGCAGCCTTGGCCATCTCTGCGCCGCTGGCGTGGTGTTTCTGACGCTGGTGCAGGCCGGGCGGGTGCTGCGCGCGCAAGGCCGGGCCGAACCGGCGCTGCTGCCGCTTCTGGATCTCGTGGCGCTGGCGACCGTGGCGGATGTGGCGCCGCTGATCGGCGTCAACCGCGCTTTTGTCCGCCAGGGGCTGAGCATCATGGCGCGGCGCGAGCGGCCCGGGCTCGTGGCGCTTTCGGATGTGTCTCGGCTCGACACGGCGCCGAGCAGTTTTCACCTGGGATTCATGCTCGGGCCGCGCGTGAATGCTGGCGGGCGGGTCGGCAAAGCGGATCTCGGGGCGCGCTGCCTGTCGACGGCCGACCCGTCAGAGGCGCGGCAGCTCGCCGAAAAGCTGGATGAGCTGAACCGGGACCGCCGTGCCATCGAGGCAGCGGTTCGCGAGGAGGCGCTGGCCCAGGTCGAGGCGCGCGGCGACGAGGCCCTGTCCTGGGCGGCAGGCGATGGCTGGCATCCGGGCGTGGTCGGCATCGTCGCGGCGCGGGTGAAGGAACGGACCGGCCTGCCCTCTGTCGTGATCGGGGTCGAGCGCGGGATCGGCAAGGGCTCGGCGCGGTCGGTTCCCGGCGTCGATCTGGGCCGCGCCGTGCAGCGCCTCGCGGCGGAAGGGCTGATCGAGAAAGGCGGCGGTCATATGATGGCCGCCGGGCTGACCGTGGCAGAGACCGCGATAGAAGCGGCAATGGCCCGGCTTTCCGAACTGATCCGCCCCGAACTCGACCGCCGCAGCGGCACCGGCGATCTGCGCATCTCGGGGCTGCTCGAACCCGCCGCCGCCACGCCGGAGCTGATGACGCAGATCGAATCGGCTGGCCCGTTCGGCCAGGCCGCCCCGGCCCCGCGCTTCGCGTTTTCCGATCTGATCCTCGACAGCGCCGCGACCATGGGCGAGGCCCATCTGCGTGCCGGGTTCCGCGTTGCCGGCCAGGCGCCGCTCGAGGTGGTCGCCTGGGGCGCGATGGCAACGCCTCTGGGCCCTGCTTTGCTCGGGGCGAAGGGGCGCCGGTTCCACCTCGCCGGCAAGCTGGAACTGTCCCATTGGGGCGGCCGAAGCCGTGTCCGTCTGCGCCTCGACGATGCTGCGGCGCTCTGA
- a CDS encoding glycosyltransferase family 2 protein: MTDLSIVVPVYNAADHLERLCDDILKIRDHDRKVQLIFVDDGSTDDSAGVIAELAKLSNDIVPMLGAENAGAGIARNRGWEAVTGRYTLFFDADDHLMTDVIPPALARLDAEPDVDTAVFAYRYERDDTSSFTDMSYTDKAIMTQLLKGQSQQIGRLEEFARLLGFTNYPWNKLLRTERFRKTGMKFGSTKVNNDILGHWYALLFARQILVSEEVLCHHIVHPTGANLTNQFNSNRLQVITALSELYDLLEKHPAMRRRYSHHFWGFARNLIAWARPRLSPELQLELDELYSRLLSRIDLEDYVRMRVKRSPDLANHISQKIML; encoded by the coding sequence ATGACAGATCTGAGTATCGTGGTCCCGGTCTATAACGCAGCGGATCATCTGGAACGGCTTTGCGACGATATCCTGAAAATCCGGGATCATGACCGGAAGGTTCAACTCATCTTTGTGGATGATGGCTCTACCGACGACAGTGCCGGGGTCATCGCCGAGCTGGCAAAACTCAGCAACGATATCGTGCCGATGCTGGGGGCGGAAAATGCCGGCGCTGGCATTGCCCGCAATCGCGGCTGGGAGGCTGTCACGGGGCGCTATACGCTGTTCTTCGATGCCGATGATCACCTCATGACCGATGTGATCCCGCCCGCCCTTGCCCGGCTGGACGCCGAACCCGATGTGGACACGGCAGTCTTCGCCTATCGCTATGAACGCGACGACACATCCAGCTTTACGGACATGTCTTATACCGACAAGGCCATCATGACCCAATTGCTGAAGGGCCAGTCGCAGCAGATCGGGAGGCTGGAAGAATTCGCCCGGCTGCTCGGGTTTACGAACTATCCGTGGAACAAGCTGCTGCGCACCGAGCGGTTCCGGAAAACCGGAATGAAATTCGGCTCGACCAAGGTCAATAACGATATCCTCGGACATTGGTATGCGCTGCTGTTTGCGCGGCAGATCCTCGTATCCGAAGAGGTTCTTTGCCACCATATCGTGCATCCTACCGGTGCGAACCTCACGAACCAGTTCAACAGCAATCGCCTGCAGGTCATCACCGCGCTATCCGAGCTTTACGATCTGCTCGAGAAACATCCCGCGATGCGGCGCCGCTACTCACATCATTTCTGGGGTTTTGCCCGCAATCTCATCGCCTGGGCCAGGCCACGGCTCTCGCCCGAGTTGCAGCTCGAGCTGGATGAGCTTTATTCCAGGCTGCTGTCCCGGATAGATCTGGAGGATTACGTACGCATGCGGGTCAAACGCTCACCCGATCTTGCCAATCATATCTCCCAGAAGATCATGCTGTGA
- a CDS encoding glycosyltransferase family 2 protein, which yields MPKISIIVTAYNIENYIRQSLDDVTSQTIEDIEIIVVDDGSTDATPDIIREYAEKDDRIKPILFDTNTIGGVASAANAGMDAATGDFIGFADGDDLYDPAMFEKLYQAAVDANADLSMCRYTLLDASTGEEAAPAERDRWAPYPTPTAFDLTEENRSEMLRFISVPWRKLYRRDLVERIELRYPVGDFFFEDNPFHWAAVIGANRIALVPEALCKHRVARVGQTMSTVDEKLLRIFYHHDIIRDWLIAQSELSTYQQDLLGWLAAQLSWVSTRTTGEMQQLLYDRLVPIMAHYDANDIAELESRNGTGRTAQMLRALLAQDFEAFSTAAGWADTSLGAAPATIGARHHSSSVLGRGMFHLRNSGPKETAKMTGRYVSDRLGLSEVIRNARRKNAATEVLDHADLMTAMVVLQRDLRALRSEVADLREKLDRQNENG from the coding sequence ATGCCCAAAATCTCCATCATCGTCACCGCCTATAACATCGAGAATTATATCCGGCAGAGCCTGGATGACGTGACCTCGCAGACGATCGAGGATATCGAGATCATCGTCGTCGATGACGGTTCGACCGATGCTACGCCCGACATCATCCGCGAATATGCGGAGAAGGACGACCGGATCAAGCCGATCCTCTTCGACACCAACACGATCGGCGGCGTCGCCTCGGCGGCGAATGCCGGGATGGACGCCGCGACGGGGGATTTCATCGGCTTCGCGGATGGCGATGATCTGTATGATCCGGCCATGTTCGAAAAGCTCTACCAGGCGGCGGTGGATGCGAATGCCGATCTGTCGATGTGCCGCTATACGCTGCTCGACGCCAGCACTGGCGAGGAAGCCGCCCCGGCCGAGCGTGACCGCTGGGCGCCTTATCCGACGCCGACCGCTTTCGATCTGACCGAGGAAAACCGCAGCGAGATGCTGCGCTTCATCTCGGTGCCGTGGCGCAAGCTCTATCGCCGCGATCTCGTCGAGCGGATCGAGCTGCGCTATCCGGTCGGGGATTTCTTCTTCGAAGACAATCCCTTCCACTGGGCCGCGGTAATCGGCGCCAACCGCATCGCGCTCGTCCCCGAGGCGCTGTGCAAGCACCGCGTGGCGCGCGTGGGACAGACCATGTCCACGGTCGACGAAAAGCTGCTGCGGATCTTCTATCACCATGACATCATCCGCGACTGGCTGATCGCGCAGTCCGAATTGAGCACCTATCAGCAGGATCTGCTGGGCTGGCTTGCCGCGCAGCTCTCCTGGGTCTCGACGCGCACGACCGGCGAGATGCAGCAGCTGCTCTATGATCGGCTGGTGCCGATCATGGCGCATTACGACGCGAACGACATCGCCGAGCTGGAAAGCCGCAACGGGACGGGCAGGACGGCGCAGATGCTGCGCGCGCTTCTGGCTCAGGACTTCGAGGCCTTTTCGACGGCGGCCGGATGGGCTGACACGTCGTTGGGTGCAGCGCCGGCCACGATCGGCGCGCGCCATCACTCCAGCTCCGTGCTGGGGCGCGGCATGTTCCATCTGCGGAACTCCGGCCCGAAAGAGACGGCGAAGATGACCGGCCGCTATGTTTCGGATCGCCTGGGCCTGTCCGAGGTCATCCGCAACGCGCGCCGCAAAAATGCCGCGACCGAGGTCCTGGATCACGCCGATCTGATGACGGCGATGGTCGTTCTGCAACGCGATCTGCGCGCCTTGCGCAGCGAGGTGGCAGATTTGCGCGAAAAGCTTGACCGGCAGAATGAAAACGGCTGA